Genomic segment of Candidatus Campbellbacteria bacterium:
ATTTAATTTATCCATACTAAAAAAAGAACTTCCTTTTTGCAATCCTTCAAGAGAAAATTCTTTTATTAAATCTTCTCTTGAAAACACTTCGCGAGTGCCACCTGGATTCCAACCAAGAAATGCTGCGAAATTCAAAAGAGCATCTGGTAAATATTCTTTTTTCAAACCATCAAAAGATGCCGACATTTCTCTTTTTGAGAGCTTGCCACCTTCTTTAGACAATGTCAGAGAAACATGCGCGTATGTCGTTTGTGGCAGATTGAGTGCATCTTTCAGAGCTATCTGTCGCGGTGTGTTTGATATGTGGTCTTCCCCTCGTATTATGTGTGTAACCCCCATATCCGCATCATCCACCACAGAAGCGAGATGATACAGCGGCGTATCCATATCTTTTGCGATTATAAAATCTCCCAAATCGCTTATATCAGTATTTATCTCGCCTCTGACCACATCATTGAATGAGATTTTTTTCTTGGGATTTTTAAACCTTATTAGATTTGACTGCCCTTCCCCAACCACCTTTTCCTCTTTGGAGATGTATGCCTTACCACTATCAATCAAATCTTTTAATGCCTCTTTGTATTTTTCATTCCTTTCGGACTGCCTATAACATTCATCTGGGATTATATTTAACCATTTAAGAATCTCTTTCGTTTCCTCTTCATATTTGTTTTCTGATCTTTCAGTATCCGTATCTTCAAAACGGATAATAAATTTACCTTGGTGTTTCTTTGCAAATAAATAATTAAACACTGCAATCCTTAATGTACCAAGATGAATTGGACCAGTCGGACTTGGCGCAAACCTTGTTATGACAGGGGTTTTATTCATGTTTAGCAAGAATTGAAAGTATTTTTTCCGCCATTACCTCGGCAGAATTTTGAGGTGAAAACGCTTTCGCTTTTTTACATAAATCTTTATATCTCTCCTCATCATCAATTATACGATGTATCTCAGACAAAAGAACATTAGGATGCAAATTCATCTGTTCTATGACGGTAGCGCCTGTATTGTGAGCATAAGTGTATGCGTTTTTTGTTTGGTCGTGAGAGACATCTTCTGGTAGCGGTATTATGATAGACGGCAGTCCCCAAGATGCGATTTCAAAAAGAGTTCCTGACCCACCCCTTGTTATGACTAAAGATGCAGCACCGGCAGCACTTCTTAATTCCAAAGGATTAAAAAAAGCAAAAGCTTTGTAGCGATATTTCTTTGGATTGGCAGCCACAGTTGCCTCTGCGAGTAATTTAACTTCTGTAATGTTGTTTCTACCAGTTTGATGTATTATGCTAAATTCCTTAATTAATCTTGGAAGAGATTCAATAATGTTGTTGTTGATTGTTTCTGACCCCGTTGAGCCACCCAAAACCAAAATCACCGGAACATTGTCTT
This window contains:
- a CDS encoding glutamate--tRNA ligase family protein, which produces MNKTPVITRFAPSPTGPIHLGTLRIAVFNYLFAKKHQGKFIIRFEDTDTERSENKYEEETKEILKWLNIIPDECYRQSERNEKYKEALKDLIDSGKAYISKEEKVVGEGQSNLIRFKNPKKKISFNDVVRGEINTDISDLGDFIIAKDMDTPLYHLASVVDDADMGVTHIIRGEDHISNTPRQIALKDALNLPQTTYAHVSLTLSKEGGKLSKREMSASFDGLKKEYLPDALLNFAAFLGWNPGGTREVFSREDLIKEFSLEGLQKGSSFFSMDKLNWFNVEHIKSIDNTSFCDIIIKHIPENIKNMSGYSEGAIKKISSDIKGRVKLLSDINKVFSDGSYDFLFYMPTLDIKEIKWKDTSAEKTRDNLIAVRDILKNMPENKWNIAEIENALDSYASKEGKGQVLWPLRYTLSGRAKSPSPFMIAFAVGKKETLVRIDNAIDLLWAR